A single genomic interval of Tistrella mobilis harbors:
- a CDS encoding ABC transporter substrate-binding protein, which yields MAAAMAGLAAVAIAAPASAETTKVTIGLSGWTGFAPLTLAKEAGIFEKHGLDVTLKKIPQASRHLALASGDIQCAATTVETWIVWNANGVPAKQIFQMDKSYGADGIAVRSDVNGFADLKGKTVAASAPGTSPYFLLAWMLHKNGMKMSDVKVVNMEPGPAAQAFVADQNDAAMTYEPYLSTVRNAPDKGKILATTLDYPAVMDTVGCTPAFLSENPAAGKALADSYFAALEMIAADKDKAYGIMGADVKQTAEAFGNSAQYLRWQDKAANQAFFEGEFKTFSAEAADLLLEIGVIKQKPDIDAIVDTSYIR from the coding sequence ATGGCCGCCGCCATGGCCGGTCTTGCGGCCGTGGCGATCGCCGCGCCCGCCTCCGCCGAGACCACAAAGGTGACCATCGGCCTGTCGGGCTGGACCGGCTTCGCGCCGCTGACGCTGGCGAAAGAGGCCGGCATCTTCGAAAAGCACGGGCTGGACGTCACCCTGAAGAAGATCCCGCAGGCCAGCCGCCATCTGGCGCTCGCCTCCGGCGACATTCAGTGCGCGGCGACCACGGTCGAAACCTGGATCGTGTGGAACGCCAACGGCGTGCCGGCGAAGCAGATCTTCCAGATGGACAAGTCCTATGGCGCCGACGGCATCGCGGTGCGCAGCGACGTCAACGGCTTTGCCGATCTGAAGGGCAAGACGGTCGCGGCCTCGGCGCCCGGCACCTCGCCCTATTTCCTGCTCGCCTGGATGCTGCACAAGAACGGCATGAAGATGTCGGATGTGAAGGTGGTGAATATGGAGCCGGGGCCGGCGGCCCAGGCCTTCGTCGCCGACCAGAACGATGCGGCGATGACTTACGAGCCCTATCTCTCCACCGTCCGCAACGCCCCCGACAAGGGCAAGATCCTGGCGACCACGCTGGATTATCCGGCGGTGATGGATACCGTCGGCTGCACCCCGGCCTTCCTGTCGGAAAACCCCGCCGCCGGCAAGGCGCTGGCCGACAGCTATTTCGCGGCGCTTGAGATGATCGCGGCCGACAAGGACAAGGCCTATGGCATCATGGGCGCCGATGTGAAGCAGACCGCCGAGGCCTTCGGCAATTCGGCGCAGTATCTGCGCTGGCAGGACAAGGCGGCGAACCAGGCCTTCTTCGAGGGCGAGTTCAAGACCTTCTCGGCCGAGGCGGCCGATCTGCTGCTCGAAATCGGCGTGATCAAGCAGAAGCCGGATATCGACGCGATCGTCGACACCAGCTACATCAGGTAA